From Candidatus Leptovillus gracilis, the proteins below share one genomic window:
- a CDS encoding C39 family peptidase produces MKQTWRNVILLLAVAALGGLAGWWALPWLVAGLPGQVQQRLPVQVLALSGALPTPLPTALPAPTRDKLAATAVIVIPTLAPPTTTPTPPPTIQPTNQPTVQPTPTAIPSPTAAPLPTAVRLTGLQITPQKFNNCGPTNLSLVLNYYGQPDDQFDVAAVIRPTYDDRNVSPEEMADYVNEHTPLRAAVYRGGSQEMLRQLLAAGYPVIVEKGLLPNAWEGWMGHYLTLIGYDETQQQFISLDTFLGPWDGSGRLDSYESFADHWSHFNFAFLVVYPPEKAEQVANLVGETMRQPLTMWRQAAEQAQQQTTAAPDDAFAWFNLGSSLTRLGALTGEAAYYQNAAAAFDRALAAGLPWRMLWYQFELYEAYLANGRYPDVLTLTAATLQSSGGQFVEETHLYRGYALLAQGDKTAARAAWQQALAIKPDQAQAIQALNALDASEETVQ; encoded by the coding sequence ATGAAACAAACATGGCGAAATGTGATCCTGCTGCTGGCCGTCGCGGCGCTGGGTGGATTGGCCGGCTGGTGGGCGCTGCCCTGGCTTGTGGCCGGGCTGCCAGGGCAGGTGCAGCAGCGGCTGCCGGTGCAGGTGTTGGCGCTGTCCGGCGCGCTGCCCACGCCTTTGCCTACCGCCTTACCCGCCCCCACGCGGGATAAATTGGCGGCAACGGCCGTCATTGTCATCCCTACCCTGGCGCCGCCGACCACCACCCCAACCCCGCCGCCAACAATCCAACCAACCAACCAACCAACCGTCCAACCAACCCCTACCGCCATTCCTTCACCTACCGCCGCCCCCCTGCCAACGGCCGTGCGCCTGACCGGTCTGCAAATCACGCCGCAGAAGTTCAACAACTGCGGCCCCACCAACCTCAGCCTCGTCCTCAACTATTACGGCCAGCCCGATGACCAGTTCGACGTTGCGGCTGTCATCCGCCCTACCTATGACGACCGCAACGTTTCGCCGGAAGAGATGGCCGATTATGTCAATGAACACACGCCGCTGCGAGCGGCCGTCTATCGCGGCGGCAGTCAGGAGATGCTGCGCCAACTGCTGGCCGCCGGATACCCGGTCATCGTCGAGAAGGGGCTGCTGCCCAATGCCTGGGAAGGCTGGATGGGCCATTATCTGACGTTAATTGGCTATGACGAGACCCAACAGCAGTTCATCAGCCTGGACACCTTCCTGGGGCCATGGGATGGCAGTGGGCGGCTGGACAGCTACGAGTCGTTTGCCGACCATTGGTCGCATTTTAACTTCGCTTTCCTGGTGGTTTACCCGCCGGAAAAAGCAGAACAGGTCGCCAATTTGGTGGGCGAGACGATGCGCCAGCCATTGACGATGTGGCGGCAGGCGGCCGAACAGGCGCAGCAGCAAACCACCGCCGCGCCCGATGACGCCTTTGCCTGGTTTAACCTGGGCAGCAGCCTGACGCGCCTGGGCGCATTAACCGGCGAGGCGGCCTATTACCAAAATGCAGCCGCCGCCTTCGACCGGGCGCTGGCCGCCGGGCTGCCGTGGCGGATGCTGTGGTATCAGTTTGAGTTGTATGAGGCGTATCTGGCAAACGGCCGTTACCCAGACGTCCTCACCCTCACGGCGGCCACGCTGCAAAGCAGTGGCGGCCAATTTGTCGAAGAAACCCACCTCTACCGCGGCTATGCCCTGCTGGCGCAAGGCGACAAAACGGCCGCCAGAGCCGCCTGGCAGCAAGCCCTGGCAATCAAACCAGACCAGGCGCAGGCCATCCAGGCGCTCAACGCGCTGGATGCCTCCGAGGAAACGGTGCAATAA
- a CDS encoding AI-2E family transporter, whose protein sequence is MKDEQMPLVSADPEQEKWAQAADRSRQAWQQLVLRIKSITPASLARILLVTAALGSVVWLFTSTWPALLPFLIGGAIAYAMLPFTNWLDRFMPRAFAVATALLVVLLLLALILYAAVTVAGRQAFMLYDVLPNENQLNATISQLDESLSDLAPPIREIITRVATKLLGQVDIDANTYMDRIVNLIFNGMFGLLNAAGFVLGFLAIPAWLLLVLRDQQAGARALRRLLPRRWLADTMAVWRIFDRSFRAFVQGLLVLALFVTLFVYIGLVFLENVGALSVTFKLGAALFAGFMQLIPTIGPIIVIMVIFLTRMTMFSSTEVLILLGLYLVVQQLLRATAEPRVRKQIAAGVHPALLIMVIVALSQFGFMWVFIAAPVTSVLRDLFLYVYGRFQEPPRPAGLLPGEALPKRKPMRPARRAPSPTIPAAYRHGRAARRSSQINPNERP, encoded by the coding sequence ATGAAAGATGAACAGATGCCGTTAGTCTCTGCGGATCCCGAACAAGAAAAATGGGCGCAAGCGGCCGATAGATCGCGTCAGGCGTGGCAACAACTGGTTCTGCGCATAAAAAGCATTACCCCAGCCTCTTTGGCGCGCATTCTTTTGGTAACGGCCGCTTTGGGCAGCGTAGTCTGGCTGTTCACCTCTACCTGGCCGGCCCTGCTGCCTTTTCTGATTGGCGGGGCCATCGCCTATGCCATGCTGCCCTTCACCAATTGGCTGGACAGATTCATGCCCCGCGCTTTTGCGGTAGCCACCGCGCTGCTGGTTGTCTTACTGCTCCTGGCGCTGATCCTCTATGCGGCCGTCACCGTCGCCGGGCGGCAGGCGTTCATGTTGTACGACGTTTTGCCCAACGAGAACCAGTTAAACGCCACTATCAGCCAGCTAGATGAAAGCCTGAGCGATCTGGCGCCGCCGATACGCGAAATCATCACCCGCGTCGCCACAAAATTGTTGGGGCAGGTGGACATTGATGCGAACACTTACATGGACCGCATCGTCAATTTGATTTTTAACGGCATGTTTGGGCTGCTCAACGCCGCCGGTTTTGTCCTCGGTTTTCTGGCGATCCCGGCCTGGCTGCTGTTGGTGCTAAGAGACCAGCAGGCAGGAGCCAGAGCGCTGCGCCGCCTGCTGCCGCGCCGCTGGTTGGCCGATACAATGGCTGTCTGGCGCATTTTTGATCGCTCTTTTCGCGCTTTTGTGCAGGGGCTGTTGGTCCTGGCTTTATTTGTGACATTGTTTGTTTACATCGGCCTCGTTTTCCTGGAAAACGTGGGGGCGCTGAGTGTCACCTTTAAATTGGGCGCGGCCCTCTTTGCCGGGTTCATGCAGTTAATCCCCACCATCGGACCAATTATCGTCATCATGGTCATCTTTTTGACCAGAATGACCATGTTTAGCAGCACCGAGGTACTGATTCTGTTGGGCCTATATCTGGTGGTGCAGCAGCTTTTGCGGGCGACGGCCGAACCGCGCGTGCGCAAGCAAATCGCCGCCGGCGTTCATCCAGCCTTGCTGATTATGGTGATCGTGGCCCTGAGTCAGTTTGGCTTCATGTGGGTGTTTATTGCCGCGCCGGTGACGTCTGTTTTGCGCGACCTGTTTTTGTATGTGTACGGCCGTTTCCAAGAACCTCCGCGGCCGGCCGGCCTGCTGCCCGGCGAAGCGCTGCCCAAACGCAAACCGATGCGCCCTGCCAGACGCGCCCCCTCGCCCACCATACCTGCCGCCTACCGGCACGGCCGTGCCGCGCGCCGCAGCAGCCAAATCAACCCGAATGAACGCCCATGA
- a CDS encoding phosphoglucomutase/phosphomannomutase family protein has product MTIKFGTDGWRAVISETFTFANLRLVAQAIADFTREQNDTNPSVIIGFDTRFLSDRYANEVARVMAANQIQTWLARADTPTPAISYTVVHKKATAGVMITASHNAPRYNGVKLKASYGGSATPAQNKRVEYLLDRNLETVHGPNLMDLEEAMKQGLVCKFDPAWAYYEHLSTLIDLDIISSGELSVVADGMFGSGRGAIGEVLARGRTRVQNIRHEMNPGFGGIHPEPIAQHLGLLMSTIQGGHWDVGLATDGDADRIGAVDARGEFVDPHRIFALVLRYLIEKRGWTGKVIRTVSTTRMVDRIAADHGLPLVETPVGFNHIADLMIANGVLMGGEESGGISIKGHIPEGDGVLMGLLLLEVMAEAQAPLHVLVADLLDKYGPAQYARTDMKLKRAIHKADMVKLLMDAAPAAIAGVAVEDVQTVDGVKYYLDDGSWLLIRPSGTEPVLRVYAEAPDDTRVKALLGFGEEMAQKA; this is encoded by the coding sequence ATGACAATCAAATTTGGTACCGACGGCTGGCGCGCTGTCATCAGCGAAACCTTTACCTTCGCCAATCTGCGCCTGGTGGCCCAGGCCATCGCCGACTTTACCCGTGAACAAAACGACACGAACCCCAGCGTCATCATTGGCTTCGACACCCGCTTTTTGTCTGACCGCTATGCCAATGAGGTAGCCCGCGTCATGGCGGCCAACCAGATACAAACCTGGCTGGCCCGCGCCGACACACCGACGCCGGCCATCAGCTACACCGTTGTCCACAAAAAGGCAACGGCCGGGGTGATGATCACCGCCAGCCACAACGCGCCGCGTTACAACGGCGTCAAGCTCAAAGCCAGCTACGGCGGCAGCGCCACCCCGGCGCAAAACAAGCGCGTTGAATACCTGTTGGACCGTAATCTGGAAACGGTGCATGGCCCCAATCTCATGGACCTGGAAGAGGCCATGAAACAAGGTTTGGTCTGCAAGTTTGATCCCGCCTGGGCCTATTACGAACATCTCAGCACGCTGATAGACCTGGACATCATCTCCAGCGGCGAGCTAAGCGTGGTGGCGGATGGCATGTTTGGCTCCGGACGTGGGGCGATTGGCGAGGTGTTGGCGCGCGGTCGGACGCGGGTGCAAAACATCCGCCACGAGATGAATCCCGGCTTTGGCGGCATCCATCCCGAACCCATCGCCCAACATCTGGGGCTGCTGATGTCTACCATTCAGGGGGGACACTGGGACGTGGGCCTGGCCACGGACGGCGACGCCGACCGCATTGGCGCAGTGGATGCGCGGGGTGAGTTTGTGGACCCGCACCGCATTTTTGCCCTGGTGCTGCGTTATCTCATCGAGAAACGGGGCTGGACGGGTAAGGTGATACGCACCGTTTCCACCACGCGCATGGTTGATCGCATCGCCGCCGACCACGGGCTGCCGCTGGTAGAGACGCCGGTGGGCTTCAACCACATCGCCGACCTGATGATCGCCAATGGGGTGCTGATGGGCGGCGAGGAGTCAGGCGGCATCAGCATTAAGGGGCATATCCCAGAGGGGGATGGGGTGCTAATGGGGCTGCTGCTGCTGGAGGTGATGGCCGAGGCGCAGGCCCCGCTGCACGTATTGGTGGCCGATTTGCTGGACAAATATGGGCCGGCGCAGTATGCCCGCACGGATATGAAGCTGAAACGGGCCATTCATAAGGCCGATATGGTCAAACTGCTGATGGATGCCGCCCCGGCGGCGATTGCCGGGGTAGCAGTCGAAGATGTGCAGACGGTGGACGGGGTGAAGTATTATCTGGACGATGGGAGCTGGCTGCTGATACGGCCGTCGGGCACGGAACCCGTCTTGCGCGTTTACGCCGAGGCGCCGGATGATACGCGGGTGAAAGCACTTCTGGGCTTTGGCGAAGAGATGGCCCAGAAAGCATAG
- a CDS encoding MFS transporter — protein sequence MINPPPLTPTSERLTARLEYGLRAYAGRIRLFTPNARLYLGYTIVNGMAFGIFRLLFNFYALSLGFNEAVLGRLLTVTNLVALVVALPSGYVSDRLGRKTALMIASVLTTTAVFGTVFWRDPVGFYVLSALLGVGQSLAGVTLGPFLMENSGHEERTYLFSFSFGVQMIAGFAGNWLGGQMPTWLGTAVQADATSATAYGLAMAVVGGIASLSIIPLLFIRRPNQAKATQGKSLSPFQYARQQPMLLVKLIAPMFVTSLGAGLLMPFMNVFYRHEYNASDGLIGGLFAVGSLAMAFGLLLAPPLADRYGKMKVVVLSQAISIPFLALMGFAPWFGVSALAYLVRLMLMNMSNPVYQTFVMEQVDEEARATVASLVSMSWNFGWAFSPMVSGWLQLNFGFGPIYLGTMLAYVVAIYLYWRFFGQTSEDHTPWQTADTPT from the coding sequence ATGATCAATCCACCCCCTCTCACACCCACTTCCGAACGGCTGACCGCCCGGCTGGAATACGGCCTGCGCGCCTATGCGGGTCGCATCCGTTTGTTTACGCCCAATGCCCGGCTGTATCTCGGCTACACCATTGTCAACGGCATGGCTTTTGGCATCTTCCGCCTGCTGTTTAACTTCTATGCCCTCAGCCTCGGCTTCAATGAGGCAGTGCTGGGCCGCCTGCTGACGGTGACCAACCTGGTGGCCCTGGTGGTTGCCCTGCCCTCCGGTTATGTTAGCGACCGCTTGGGCCGCAAGACGGCGTTGATGATTGCCAGTGTGTTGACAACAACGGCCGTATTCGGCACAGTGTTCTGGCGCGACCCCGTGGGCTTTTACGTCCTCAGCGCCCTGCTCGGCGTGGGCCAAAGTCTGGCCGGCGTCACCCTGGGGCCATTCCTCATGGAAAACAGCGGCCACGAAGAGCGCACCTACCTTTTCTCCTTCAGTTTTGGCGTGCAGATGATCGCCGGTTTTGCCGGGAACTGGTTGGGTGGGCAGATGCCAACGTGGTTGGGCACGGCCGTGCAAGCCGACGCCACCAGCGCCACCGCCTACGGCCTGGCGATGGCCGTCGTTGGCGGTATCGCATCGCTCTCCATCATTCCCCTGCTGTTCATTCGCCGCCCCAACCAGGCCAAGGCAACCCAGGGCAAAAGCCTTTCACCCTTTCAGTATGCCCGCCAACAGCCGATGCTGCTGGTCAAGTTAATCGCCCCCATGTTTGTCACCTCATTGGGCGCCGGGCTGTTAATGCCCTTCATGAACGTCTTCTACCGCCACGAATACAACGCCTCCGATGGCCTGATTGGCGGCCTGTTTGCCGTTGGTTCATTGGCGATGGCCTTTGGCCTGCTGCTGGCCCCGCCGCTGGCCGACCGCTACGGCAAAATGAAAGTGGTTGTGCTGTCGCAGGCGATCTCCATCCCATTCCTGGCGTTAATGGGTTTTGCCCCCTGGTTTGGCGTCAGCGCATTGGCTTACCTGGTGCGCCTGATGCTGATGAACATGAGCAACCCAGTCTACCAGACCTTTGTCATGGAACAGGTGGACGAAGAGGCGCGGGCGACAGTCGCCAGCCTGGTGAGCATGAGTTGGAACTTCGGCTGGGCCTTTAGCCCTATGGTCAGCGGCTGGCTGCAACTGAATTTCGGTTTTGGGCCAATTTACCTGGGAACCATGCTGGCCTATGTGGTGGCAATTTACCTGTATTGGCGCTTTTTCGGCCAAACCAGCGAAGACCACACGCCCTGGCAAACGGCCGACACGCCAACATGA
- a CDS encoding NAD(P)/FAD-dependent oxidoreductase: MEQEHEVIVVGAGPAGATTATLLAQRGHDVLLLDRQSFPRDKICGDGVPMGVIEIMGRMGMEGKVAAAEAQGNFNRINQMRLVSPKGHTLDAPLHLGRHGEHSYVAPRMVIDAMLQEHAVESGADFQAAQAQEPILENGRVVGVRAKVGGNGRAQTVDLRARLVIGADGVTSVIARALRPKQEQHTPEHKAVALRAYIEDIEEVPNTVEFYLYEDIAPGYAWIFNLGNGRANIGLGMRLDQFRQGKHKLEELLKDFLAMPEIKKRLKQGGQLRDVATWQLNFGSQEGLRFAFDGALLVGDAAGFINPITGGGIHNGMISAELAAKTAHEALTAGSVALSQLKVYEYRCRNELLPGLRRAYNYQRLLMRFPPLIDLLIQRGRKNSELVKIFLSKL, from the coding sequence ATGGAACAAGAACATGAAGTGATTGTCGTTGGGGCCGGGCCGGCGGGGGCAACGACGGCGACACTGCTGGCACAGCGCGGCCACGACGTGCTGCTGCTGGACCGGCAGAGCTTCCCACGAGACAAAATTTGTGGCGATGGCGTGCCGATGGGCGTCATTGAGATCATGGGGCGCATGGGGATGGAAGGCAAGGTGGCCGCGGCCGAAGCGCAGGGCAATTTCAACCGTATTAACCAGATGCGACTGGTTTCGCCCAAGGGGCATACATTGGACGCGCCGCTGCACCTGGGACGGCACGGCGAGCATTCTTACGTCGCGCCGCGCATGGTTATAGACGCCATGCTCCAGGAACACGCGGTGGAATCGGGGGCCGATTTTCAGGCGGCGCAGGCGCAGGAACCGATTCTGGAAAACGGCCGTGTCGTCGGCGTGCGGGCGAAGGTGGGGGGGAACGGCCGTGCCCAAACGGTAGACCTGCGCGCCAGATTGGTCATCGGCGCCGATGGCGTCACCTCGGTCATCGCCCGCGCCCTGCGCCCCAAACAAGAACAGCACACCCCCGAACACAAAGCTGTCGCCTTACGCGCCTATATCGAAGACATCGAAGAAGTGCCCAACACCGTGGAGTTCTACCTGTACGAAGACATTGCGCCAGGTTATGCCTGGATTTTTAACCTGGGTAATGGCCGGGCCAACATCGGCCTGGGAATGCGCCTGGACCAATTCCGCCAGGGCAAACATAAACTGGAGGAGCTGCTCAAAGATTTTTTGGCGATGCCTGAGATAAAAAAGCGGCTGAAGCAGGGCGGCCAACTGCGCGACGTGGCAACCTGGCAGCTCAATTTTGGTTCACAAGAAGGGCTGCGTTTTGCCTTTGATGGCGCGCTGTTGGTGGGCGACGCCGCCGGCTTCATCAACCCGATCACCGGCGGTGGCATCCACAATGGCATGATTTCAGCCGAACTGGCCGCCAAAACGGCCCACGAAGCGCTGACGGCCGGCAGCGTCGCCCTGAGCCAACTCAAGGTGTACGAGTACCGCTGCCGCAATGAGCTGCTGCCCGGTCTGCGTCGCGCCTACAATTATCAACGCCTTCTCATGCGTTTCCCGCCGCTGATAGACCTTCTGATCCAGCGCGGCCGGAAAAACAGCGAGTTGGTGAAAATTTTTCTGAGTAAGTTATAG
- a CDS encoding SPFH domain-containing protein, with translation MTEEEAMLEEFTDFSQLTQARVPLEEASIAFSTRDENGKLPIILIPTQLLRIRNELIIAAAAIFGGGLFLGLLFNMPALTTLALIVGPAVLLIGALPAFMVRVPEGTKALLTRGGRYVRTLNPGLAILPPWIIVSHLVTQREIPFDVPIVGAPTKDNVRATVDTVFTFRIHDPYQFVFNISAMDFDQVLQAVCQDTLRAFVRTITSYEVMDLENTNVSHILELLNADMANYGVEMMKIEITFAQPPAEFMRSQETRQLAVLQQAEQQEIQALAIRRQIDADALTFQQVIAQVEREKEILRVALQKAEMRRRVEETEAETEDFRLARKEERINKYPQAWAWEMEMARLEVSRSLAGNTRAMLQVGSASDITRAFLVRDILQDTPVPPTDGNDEQETE, from the coding sequence ATGACCGAAGAAGAAGCGATGCTCGAAGAGTTTACAGACTTTTCCCAACTGACCCAGGCGCGCGTGCCGCTGGAAGAGGCGTCTATCGCTTTTTCCACCCGCGATGAAAATGGCAAACTGCCCATCATCCTGATTCCTACCCAACTGCTGCGCATTCGCAATGAATTGATCATCGCCGCCGCGGCCATCTTTGGTGGTGGTCTCTTCCTGGGCCTGCTGTTCAACATGCCCGCCCTCACCACCCTGGCGTTGATCGTTGGCCCGGCCGTGCTGCTGATCGGCGCTTTGCCCGCCTTCATGGTGCGCGTCCCTGAAGGAACCAAAGCGCTGCTGACCCGCGGCGGCCGTTATGTGCGCACCCTAAACCCCGGCCTGGCCATCCTGCCCCCCTGGATCATCGTGTCCCACCTGGTGACACAGCGCGAAATCCCGTTCGATGTCCCCATCGTCGGCGCGCCGACCAAAGACAATGTGCGCGCCACGGTAGACACCGTATTCACCTTCCGCATCCACGACCCTTACCAATTTGTCTTCAACATCTCGGCTATGGATTTTGACCAGGTGTTGCAAGCCGTTTGCCAGGACACTCTCCGTGCCTTCGTCCGCACCATTACCTCTTATGAGGTAATGGACCTCGAAAACACCAATGTCAGCCACATTTTGGAACTACTGAACGCCGACATGGCCAACTACGGCGTCGAGATGATGAAGATCGAGATCACCTTTGCCCAGCCACCGGCCGAATTCATGCGCTCCCAAGAAACGCGCCAACTGGCGGTCTTGCAGCAGGCCGAACAACAAGAAATACAAGCCCTGGCTATTCGCCGCCAGATAGACGCCGACGCCCTTACCTTTCAGCAGGTGATTGCCCAGGTGGAACGGGAAAAAGAGATACTGCGCGTCGCCCTGCAAAAAGCGGAAATGCGGCGGCGTGTAGAGGAAACGGAAGCCGAAACCGAAGATTTTCGCCTGGCGCGCAAAGAAGAGCGCATCAACAAATACCCGCAGGCGTGGGCCTGGGAAATGGAAATGGCCCGCCTGGAAGTGTCTCGCTCTTTGGCTGGAAATACCCGCGCCATGCTGCAAGTCGGCAGCGCCAGCGATATAACCCGCGCCTTTCTGGTGCGCGACATTTTGCAAGACACGCCGGTTCCTCCGACCGATGGAAACGATGAACAGGAAACGGAGTAG
- a CDS encoding alpha/beta fold hydrolase has protein sequence MRRWLLLALFWLLVGCRPTAVSPTPTALPVQPVLRATPVIGTTTPPPTTAFQSTPTVTLATMTAVPAIVAPTSTPNPTITPDPYADLTIDALAARPYGGGLLEIEDTLEQNDDFARYLITYPSDGLTIYGYMNVPNQGSRFPVVLMLHGYVDPAAYETVAYTRRYADDLARAGYLVIHPNLRNYPPSDSGPDPFRIGYAIDVLNLIAIIRQQSQDPLGVLRRANADEMHLWGHSMGGGVALRVITVNNAAYIQTAVLYGSMSGDEWQNYEQIRQWTNGRRGEFELAASPETLAAISPINHLERINTAVAIHHSYADETVPVGWSEALCAQLEALNKPVECFFYEGAPHTFRGLADWQLMERVRLFYVGRP, from the coding sequence TTGAGACGCTGGTTGTTGCTGGCGCTTTTCTGGCTGTTGGTCGGCTGTAGGCCAACGGCCGTTTCTCCCACGCCCACTGCGCTGCCCGTCCAACCGGTCCTCCGGGCCACTCCGGTCATCGGGACCACAACGCCACCACCCACCACAGCGTTCCAGTCTACGCCCACCGTCACGCTGGCGACGATGACGGCCGTTCCAGCCATTGTCGCGCCTACTTCAACCCCCAACCCAACCATCACCCCTGATCCGTATGCAGATTTGACAATAGACGCCCTGGCAGCACGGCCGTATGGCGGTGGCTTGCTGGAAATCGAAGACACCCTGGAACAAAACGATGACTTTGCCCGCTATCTCATCACTTACCCCAGCGATGGACTGACCATTTACGGCTATATGAATGTGCCCAACCAGGGCAGCCGCTTTCCGGTGGTGCTGATGCTGCACGGCTACGTGGACCCGGCCGCTTATGAAACTGTCGCCTACACCCGCCGCTACGCCGATGACCTGGCCCGCGCCGGTTACCTGGTCATCCACCCCAATTTGCGCAATTACCCACCCTCAGACAGCGGCCCAGACCCGTTCCGCATTGGTTATGCCATAGATGTGTTGAACCTGATCGCCATTATCCGCCAGCAAAGCCAGGACCCGTTGGGCGTGCTGCGCCGGGCTAACGCCGACGAGATGCACTTGTGGGGGCACAGCATGGGCGGCGGCGTGGCCCTGCGGGTGATCACCGTGAACAATGCGGCGTATATTCAAACGGCCGTTCTCTACGGTTCGATGAGCGGCGATGAGTGGCAAAATTATGAGCAAATTCGGCAGTGGACCAACGGCCGTCGCGGGGAGTTTGAGCTGGCGGCTTCGCCGGAAACGCTGGCAGCGATTTCGCCTATCAATCACCTGGAACGCATCAATACGGCCGTTGCCATTCATCACAGCTACGCCGATGAGACGGTCCCGGTAGGCTGGTCGGAGGCGTTGTGCGCCCAATTGGAAGCTCTGAATAAGCCGGTGGAATGTTTTTTCTACGAGGGTGCGCCCCACACCTTTCGCGGCCTGGCCGACTGGCAGTTGATGGAGCGGGTGCGCTTGTTTTATGTTGGCAGACCCTGA
- a CDS encoding peptidase S10, whose amino-acid sequence MAETEPKEEKKYPVPEEKIVTTRHSLILNGKGLSYSATTGTLILKEEHEKEDKSEGEKAKAAIFFVAYTREDADPATRPITFAFNGGPGSSSVWLHLGLLGPKRVLADEDGNAPPPPYRLVNNDYSLLDQTDLVFIDPVSTGFSRAVPGEKPKEFHAFQKDIESVGDFIRLYTSRYQRWASPKFLAGESYGTTRSAGLSGYLQERHGMYLNGILLISSILNFQTAYFTPGNDLPYALFLPTYAATAWYHGRLSPDLQADLRHTLAEVEQFALGEYTLALMQGAALPAETRTAVAQKLARYTGLSAEYIERADLRLEIHRFCKELLRAQGRTVGRLDTRFTGVDRDGVGEYPEFDPSYAAIQGPYTATLNDYMRRDLQFESDLPYEILTGRVWPWNYEPHQNRFVDVAETLRKAISINPHLKVFIANGYYDLATPYLATRYTVNHLGLAAELQANVHLTYYEAGHMMYVHRPSLAQLKEDMAAWLATAVT is encoded by the coding sequence ATGGCCGAAACCGAGCCGAAAGAAGAAAAAAAGTATCCTGTCCCCGAAGAAAAAATCGTTACCACCCGGCACAGCTTGATCCTGAACGGCAAAGGGCTGAGCTACAGCGCAACTACCGGTACGCTCATCCTCAAAGAAGAGCATGAAAAGGAAGACAAGAGCGAAGGCGAAAAAGCGAAGGCAGCCATCTTCTTTGTGGCTTACACCCGCGAAGACGCCGACCCGGCGACGCGCCCCATCACCTTCGCCTTCAATGGCGGCCCTGGCTCGTCGTCGGTGTGGCTGCATTTGGGGCTGCTAGGACCCAAGCGGGTGCTGGCTGACGAAGACGGCAACGCGCCGCCGCCGCCCTATCGCCTGGTAAACAACGATTATTCCCTGCTAGACCAGACCGACCTGGTGTTTATAGACCCGGTCAGCACCGGCTTCAGCCGCGCCGTGCCCGGCGAAAAACCCAAAGAGTTCCACGCTTTCCAGAAAGACATCGAATCGGTGGGCGATTTTATCCGGCTGTACACCAGCCGCTACCAGCGCTGGGCGTCGCCCAAATTCCTGGCCGGGGAGAGCTACGGGACCACACGCTCGGCCGGGTTATCTGGTTATTTGCAGGAGCGGCACGGTATGTACCTGAACGGCATCCTGCTCATCTCCTCCATCCTCAACTTCCAGACGGCCTACTTTACGCCGGGCAACGATTTGCCCTACGCCCTGTTTTTGCCGACATATGCGGCGACGGCCTGGTATCACGGCCGTCTCAGCCCAGACTTGCAAGCTGATTTGCGCCACACCCTGGCCGAAGTGGAGCAATTTGCTCTGGGCGAATACACCCTGGCCCTCATGCAAGGCGCAGCGCTGCCGGCTGAAACGCGCACGGCCGTTGCCCAAAAATTAGCCCGCTACACCGGCCTCTCAGCCGAATACATCGAACGCGCCGACCTGCGCCTGGAAATCCACCGCTTCTGCAAAGAGCTGCTGCGCGCCCAGGGGCGCACCGTTGGGCGGCTGGATACGCGCTTCACCGGCGTAGACCGCGACGGCGTTGGCGAATATCCTGAATTCGACCCCAGTTATGCGGCGATTCAGGGACCCTACACCGCCACCCTCAACGACTACATGCGCCGCGACCTGCAATTCGAGAGCGACCTGCCCTATGAAATCTTGACGGGGCGGGTGTGGCCCTGGAACTATGAACCACACCAAAACCGCTTTGTAGACGTGGCCGAAACACTGCGCAAGGCCATCAGCATCAATCCACACCTGAAGGTGTTTATCGCCAACGGTTATTATGACCTGGCGACGCCCTACCTGGCGACGCGCTACACTGTCAACCACCTGGGGCTGGCAGCTGAGTTGCAAGCCAATGTGCATCTGACGTATTATGAAGCAGGACACATGATGTATGTTCACCGGCCGTCGCTGGCGCAGTTGAAGGAAGATATGGCGGCGTGGCTGGCAACGGCCGTAACGTAA